The Octopus bimaculoides isolate UCB-OBI-ISO-001 chromosome 13, ASM119413v2, whole genome shotgun sequence genome includes a window with the following:
- the LOC106867220 gene encoding zinc finger protein 271 has protein sequence MAKDLAKSSYECDICNKSFTKQCQLTTHIRIHTGEKLHYCDFCGKAYIRNDELTIHKRIHTGERPYYCDVCGKTFYRSGELTIHVRVHTGEKPYQCDICGKSFTRTDILTTHKRIHTGEKPYQCDMCSKSFPNSTNLTDHKRIHTGEKPYHCDFCGKSFNQSNQLIKHKRIHTGEKPFHCDVCDKSFSRNDELTAHKYVHTGEKPYQCDICGKSFLQNSALTGHKRIHTGEKRYICDVCGKAFPRSNNLTAHKRIHTKEKPFHCGVCGKSFSHSNSLTDHTRIHTGERPYHCDVCGKTFPRSNSLSDHKRIHTGEKPYHCEICGKTFIRSNELKVHKRIHTGETPYHCDVCGKSFSQNNSLTNHKRIHTGEKPYDCDICGKSFSRNNSLADHKRVHTGEKPYQCNVCGKSFSQHAAVAVHKRVHAREKPQH, from the coding sequence ATGGCAAAAGATTTAGCAAAATCTTCATATGAGTGTGATATCTGTAACAAGTCATTCACTAAACAATGTCAACTAACTActcatatacgtattcatacaggagaaaaactaCATTACTGTGATTTCTGTGGTAAAGCATACATTCGAAATGATGAGttaactattcacaaacgtattcatacaggagagaggccatattactgtgatgtctgtggtaagaCTTTTTATCGAAGTGGTGAGTTAACTATTCATgtacgtgttcatacaggagagaaaccatatcagtgtgatatctgtggcaaatccttCACTCGTACAGATattttaactacacacaaacgtattcacacaggagagaaaccatatcagtgtgatatgtGCAGTAAATCATTCCCCAATAGTACTAACCTGACtgatcacaaacgcattcatactggagaaaagccatatcactgtgatttctgtggtaaatcattcaatcAAAGCAATCAGCTaattaaacacaaacgtattcatacaggagaaaagccttTTCACTGTGATgtatgtgataaatcattctctcgaaacgATGAGTTAACTGCTCACAAAtatgttcatacaggagaaaaaccttatcaatgtgatatctgtggtaaatcattccttcAAAATAGTGCCTTGACTggacacaagcgtattcatactggagaaaaacgatatatttgtgatgtttgtggtaaagcATTTCCTCGAAGTAATAACTTAactgcacacaaacgtattcataccaaagaaaaaccatttcattgtggtgtgtgtggtaaatcattttcacaCAGTAATTCCTTAACTGatcacacacgtattcatactggagagagaccttatcactgtgatgtctgtggtaaaacattcccTCGAAGTAATTCTTTGAGTGATCACAagcgcattcatactggagaaaaaccatatcattgtgaaatttgtggtaaaacatttatTCGGAGTAATGAGTTAAAGGtccataaacgtattcacacaggagaaacaccatatcattgtgatgtctgtggtaaatcattctctcaaaataattCCTTGACtaatcacaaacgcattcatactggggaaaaaccatatgattgtgatatctgtggtaaatcattctctagaaataATTCCTTGGCTGACCACAAACGcgttcatactggagaaaaaccatatcaatgtaatgtctgtggtaaatcattctctcagcaTGCTGCTGTAGCCGTACATAAACGTGTTCATGCCAGAGAAAAGCCACAGCATTGA